A genome region from Methanobrevibacter sp. includes the following:
- a CDS encoding DUF356 domain-containing protein, with amino-acid sequence MALILIRGENNSKLLNAIADMERHGNLNLITKPKQIDSKYADSLVEKILNSELRTKSKVATAFFVKEDTTLSIMNVKKIHPPAHVVVVSNEFEGYNQLKKELELSKPFKGYYSHKAKNDGLIDYSVKGKKRHIKNEKLNSYIK; translated from the coding sequence GGAAAATAATTCAAAATTACTTAATGCAATTGCAGATATGGAGCGTCATGGTAATTTGAATTTAATAACTAAACCTAAACAAATCGATTCTAAGTATGCAGATTCATTAGTTGAAAAAATTTTAAATTCCGAACTTAGAACTAAATCTAAGGTCGCCACTGCATTTTTCGTAAAGGAAGACACTACTTTAAGTATTATGAATGTAAAAAAAATTCATCCTCCTGCACACGTGGTTGTTGTAAGTAATGAATTTGAAGGTTATAATCAATTAAAAAAAGAGTTGGAACTTTCAAAACCCTTTAAAGGTTACTATTCTCATAAGGCAAAAAATGACGGTTTAATTGATTATTCTGTAAAAGGTAAAAAAAGACACATTAAAAATGAAAAATTAAATAGCTATATAAAATAG
- a CDS encoding multiprotein bridging factor aMBF1 translates to MECEICGKIVPENNPIRAKIEGSVMVVCKDCSKLGTIQKAPPQPKFRQKPKGKQGKTTKRTNYSRRDEPSEELIEDFNIEIRKARESKNWSREDLGKKINERVSVITRIETRKMTPDTKLTKKLEKALNITLLEKTGNVDLNEFINTSTGERTLGSIMKIKRK, encoded by the coding sequence ATGGAATGTGAAATCTGCGGTAAAATAGTACCCGAAAATAATCCAATAAGAGCAAAAATCGAAGGATCAGTTATGGTTGTATGTAAAGATTGCTCAAAATTAGGAACAATACAAAAAGCACCTCCACAACCAAAATTCAGACAAAAACCAAAAGGAAAACAAGGAAAAACCACTAAGCGCACCAATTATTCTAGAAGAGATGAACCTTCAGAAGAGCTAATTGAAGATTTCAACATAGAAATCAGAAAAGCAAGAGAATCAAAAAACTGGTCTCGTGAAGATTTAGGTAAAAAGATTAATGAAAGAGTTTCAGTCATTACAAGAATCGAAACTAGAAAAATGACTCCAGATACAAAACTAACAAAAAAATTAGAAAAAGCTTTAAATATAACACTTCTAGAAAAAACAGGCAATGTCGACTTAAACGAATTTATAAATACTTCCACCGGTGAACGTACCTTAGGAAGCATAATGAAAATAAAAAGAAAGTAG